In Arthrobacter citreus, a single genomic region encodes these proteins:
- a CDS encoding 3-hydroxybutyryl-CoA dehydrogenase (converts (S)-3-hydroxybutanoyl-CoA to 3-acetoacetyl-CoA) — protein MGTGIAQIAAQNGFQVTLVDRTLADLERAMHQIRTNLLKLFQMEQINESQMKRTLDNIYTTTDIQNSKYCDFAIEAVPEKLAIKQEIFKELDSLMPEHAILASNTSSLSIAAIGSVTSRPDKVVGMHFFSPVPKMKLVEIVRSVNTSDETLQVIREVGERLQKQIIIANDYPGFTVNRVLVPMLNEAAFLVMEGNEVEEIDKGMMLGANHPIGPLRLSDYVGIDVLLFTLESLYEGFNDSKYRPCPLLKRMVEAGHLGKKSGKGFYKY, from the coding sequence ATGGGTACGGGCATTGCTCAAATTGCTGCCCAAAATGGTTTTCAGGTGACGTTAGTTGATCGAACCTTAGCAGATTTAGAAAGAGCTATGCATCAAATCAGAACAAATCTCCTTAAGTTGTTTCAAATGGAGCAGATTAATGAGTCGCAAATGAAACGAACTCTAGACAACATTTATACAACAACAGACATACAAAATTCGAAATATTGCGATTTTGCGATTGAAGCAGTTCCAGAAAAACTAGCTATAAAACAAGAAATATTTAAGGAATTAGATTCGTTAATGCCAGAACATGCCATTCTTGCAAGTAATACTTCATCACTTTCTATTGCTGCGATTGGATCTGTTACTTCTCGTCCTGATAAGGTTGTAGGAATGCACTTTTTTAGCCCAGTTCCTAAAATGAAACTAGTGGAGATTGTTCGTTCTGTCAATACAAGTGATGAAACGTTGCAAGTAATTCGCGAAGTTGGAGAAAGATTGCAAAAACAAATTATCATTGCAAACGATTATCCTGGATTTACTGTAAATCGTGTATTAGTGCCAATGTTAAACGAAGCGGCTTTTTTAGTGATGGAAGGAAATGAAGTTGAAGAGATAGATAAGGGCATGATGTTAGGTGCTAACCATCCAATCGGTCCTTTAAGATTATCGGACTATGTAGGAATTGATGTTTTACTATTTACTTTAGAAAGTTTATATGAAGGGTTTAATGATTCAAAATATAGACCATGTCCATTATTAAAACGTATGGTAGAAGCGGGACATTTAGGTAAAAAAAGCGGTAAAGGATTTTATAAATATTAA
- a CDS encoding polyhydroxyalkanoate biosynthesis repressor PhaR: MKSEKTINPYGMFSKLYGQWETQVNDIISLSTNNKEFVKLAGVTSDTTARYQERLNKTQELLANHLNLPTKVDIANLAKLTIQSEEKLDSMEEEIWELKNTVDSSNRDNQNLVRLTNETIKLMKQHKTELMKTKQELIELKELRSEIQDIKNELSNFYGLKEEISILLMFMNERNKEKPVEQELELTFSNSK; the protein is encoded by the coding sequence GTGAAAAGTGAGAAAACGATAAATCCATACGGTATGTTTAGCAAATTATATGGTCAATGGGAAACGCAAGTGAATGATATTATTAGTCTTTCCACTAATAATAAAGAATTTGTTAAGTTAGCAGGAGTAACTTCAGATACAACTGCGCGTTACCAAGAAAGGTTAAATAAAACACAAGAGCTTTTAGCGAATCATTTAAATCTACCGACTAAAGTTGATATTGCAAACTTAGCTAAATTAACGATTCAATCTGAAGAAAAACTAGATTCAATGGAAGAAGAAATTTGGGAACTGAAAAATACAGTGGATTCTTCAAATAGAGATAATCAGAATTTAGTTAGATTAACGAATGAAACGATCAAACTGATGAAACAACATAAAACAGAATTGATGAAAACAAAGCAAGAACTAATTGAGTTAAAAGAATTACGTTCAGAAATACAAGACATTAAGAATGAATTGTCTAATTTCTATGGTTTAAAAGAAGAGATTTCAATTCTACTAATGTTTATGAATGAACGAAATAAAGAGAAACCTGTAGAACAAGAGCTTGAACTAACATTTTCAAACTCTAAATAA
- the fabG gene encoding 3-oxoacyl-ACP reductase FabG → MMGRFTNKVAIVTGAARGIGAAIVKRFVNEGAKVAILDVNLVGAKELAKQINSKSVMAIKCDVSNTLEVESAFHEVIEHFGKLDILVNNAGVIRDNLLFKMTEDDWDTVIDVHLKGAFLCSREAQKYMVSQRSGNIVNISSISALGNRGQVNYSSAKAGLQGMTRTMAIELGPFGINVNAIAPGFVETEMTKATAKRLGMTLEEFTNLLLKDLSIKRVGQPEDIASAVAFLSSDDASYITGQILYVAGRTTV, encoded by the coding sequence ATGATGGGACGTTTTACTAATAAAGTAGCAATAGTAACAGGAGCTGCACGTGGAATTGGAGCAGCAATTGTAAAGAGATTTGTAAATGAAGGAGCTAAGGTAGCAATTCTAGATGTCAATCTAGTGGGAGCTAAAGAATTAGCAAAACAAATCAATTCTAAATCCGTCATGGCCATAAAGTGCGATGTCTCAAATACTCTTGAGGTAGAGTCAGCTTTCCATGAAGTCATCGAACATTTTGGAAAACTAGATATTCTTGTAAACAATGCGGGAGTTATTCGTGACAATTTGCTATTTAAAATGACGGAGGATGATTGGGATACTGTAATTGATGTCCATCTAAAAGGAGCATTTTTATGTTCCCGCGAAGCTCAAAAATATATGGTTTCACAAAGAAGTGGAAATATCGTTAACATATCTTCAATATCTGCTCTTGGAAATCGAGGGCAAGTAAATTACTCATCTGCAAAAGCTGGTTTGCAAGGGATGACAAGAACAATGGCTATTGAGCTTGGACCGTTTGGAATAAATGTAAATGCGATTGCACCTGGATTTGTTGAAACTGAAATGACAAAGGCGACTGCCAAAAGATTGGGCATGACGTTAGAAGAATTTACGAATCTATTACTAAAAGATCTTTCTATAAAGAGAGTTGGTCAGCCTGAAGATATTGCAAGTGCTGTAGCATTTTTAAGTTCGGATGATGCATCTTATATTACTGGGCAAATATTATATGTTGCTGGTAGAACTACAGTTTAA
- a CDS encoding acetyl-CoA C-acetyltransferase, producing the protein MRDVYLVEAVRTPIGNFGGSLKNVGAVQLASTVVKEAWKRSNLPAECIDEVVLGNVFKAGLKGNPARQAAIHAGLPVSLPAITIDKQCASGLRAVTLAYHQIVSGDSNIVIAGGTESMSNVPHLLFDSRWGKKMGDLTTVDALLHDGLHCAIEGYHMGITAENLVERYNISREEQDAFALESQKKALLARALGKFQEEIVPVELKGKQGTILFNEDEYIRDTTLQKLQNLKPAFKQNGTVTAGNSSGINDGAAALIVASEQAVREYNLKPLAKIRSVASAAVSPSIMGIGPVPATRKALALANLTIEDIDLAELNEAFAVQVLAVQKELGLPEEKINVNGGAIALGHPVGCSGARILVTLVHELRRQKKQLGLASLCVGGGQGVSIIIETV; encoded by the coding sequence ATGAGAGACGTTTACTTAGTAGAGGCAGTAAGAACTCCAATCGGGAATTTTGGAGGTTCACTTAAAAATGTAGGAGCAGTACAACTTGCTAGTACTGTGGTAAAGGAGGCTTGGAAACGTTCTAATCTTCCTGCAGAATGCATAGATGAAGTAGTTCTTGGTAATGTTTTCAAGGCGGGACTTAAAGGTAATCCAGCCAGGCAAGCTGCAATCCATGCGGGTTTACCAGTGTCTTTACCAGCTATAACAATTGACAAACAATGTGCTTCAGGGCTCCGAGCTGTTACATTAGCATACCACCAAATAGTATCCGGTGATTCAAATATCGTTATAGCAGGTGGAACAGAAAGTATGAGTAATGTGCCTCATTTGTTATTTGATTCAAGGTGGGGCAAAAAGATGGGAGATTTAACTACAGTTGATGCACTTCTTCATGATGGGTTGCACTGTGCTATAGAAGGATATCATATGGGGATTACAGCAGAAAATTTAGTAGAACGCTATAACATTTCTCGTGAAGAGCAGGATGCTTTTGCTTTAGAAAGTCAGAAGAAAGCATTACTTGCTAGAGCGCTTGGTAAATTTCAGGAAGAGATTGTCCCTGTAGAGCTTAAAGGAAAGCAAGGTACAATTTTATTTAATGAGGACGAATATATAAGGGATACTACTCTACAAAAATTACAAAATCTTAAACCAGCATTTAAACAAAACGGAACAGTAACGGCAGGGAATTCCTCAGGTATAAATGATGGTGCAGCTGCTCTAATCGTTGCTTCCGAACAAGCGGTAAGGGAATATAACTTAAAACCACTTGCTAAAATTCGTTCAGTTGCAAGTGCTGCTGTTTCACCATCAATTATGGGAATCGGACCAGTTCCGGCAACTAGGAAAGCATTAGCACTTGCAAATCTTACAATAGAAGATATTGATCTCGCAGAATTAAATGAAGCGTTTGCTGTACAAGTATTAGCTGTACAAAAAGAGCTCGGCTTACCTGAGGAGAAAATCAATGTAAATGGTGGAGCGATTGCACTAGGTCATCCAGTGGGGTGTTCAGGTGCTCGTATATTGGTTACTCTTGTTCACGAACTAAGACGACAAAAGAAACAATTAGGGTTGGCATCCTTATGTGTAGGAGGTGGTCAAGGTGTCTCAATTATTATCGAAACCGTTTAA
- a CDS encoding alpha/beta hydrolase, translating into MYEAVVDQSKMPYLRMGKGEPLVLLHGLSSCKESWFKQFELSSHYDLIIPDFRGHGDNQTFEGVTIENFAKDVICLLEQLKIENAHICGLSMGGIVAQEIYRQAPEKCKSLILTCTTYSAFKPYSSPLFKYVKARSQYLPTSLRKKITARSCFYSWNKENMDAIDYFYRPKEGVPFAMDSIKNIEYRSLLPTIKVPTLIIGAQYDTLLPVWIQICMHEMIPNSELVILKNTGHAAKIESAKEYNESIKAFLSKHPPTNKAG; encoded by the coding sequence ATGTATGAAGCCGTAGTTGATCAAAGTAAAATGCCATATTTGCGAATGGGCAAAGGTGAACCTTTAGTTCTACTTCATGGGTTATCTTCATGTAAAGAAAGCTGGTTTAAACAATTTGAGTTATCTAGCCATTACGATCTTATTATTCCGGATTTTAGAGGTCATGGCGATAACCAAACATTTGAAGGAGTTACAATTGAAAATTTTGCGAAAGACGTTATCTGCTTACTTGAGCAATTGAAAATTGAAAACGCACACATTTGCGGCTTATCAATGGGTGGTATTGTTGCACAGGAAATTTATCGACAAGCCCCTGAAAAGTGTAAATCTTTAATTCTTACGTGTACTACTTATTCTGCCTTTAAACCATATAGCAGCCCACTTTTCAAATATGTAAAAGCTCGTTCACAATATTTACCTACAAGTCTTAGAAAAAAGATTACAGCTAGGAGTTGTTTTTATTCTTGGAATAAAGAAAATATGGATGCAATTGATTATTTTTATAGACCAAAAGAAGGTGTCCCTTTTGCAATGGATTCCATAAAAAATATAGAATACCGTTCACTTTTACCAACGATTAAAGTACCGACACTAATCATTGGAGCGCAATATGATACATTACTCCCAGTTTGGATTCAAATATGCATGCATGAAATGATTCCAAATTCCGAATTAGTCATCCTTAAAAATACAGGTCATGCTGCTAAAATTGAATCAGCAAAAGAATATAATGAATCGATAAAAGCTTTTTTAAGTAAACATCCACCTACTAATAAGGCGGGTTAG
- a CDS encoding alpha/beta fold hydrolase, which yields MNKPKPKIYPTPKQKVWKKNKATLYYYPPEEKKYEVPIFLIFSLLNRPYILDFAPGASVVEGLVKLGYEVYLLDWGIQGYEDKEMNLEDYIDDFIKKGVQRALRHSSANEITLLGYCLGGVLASIYAAIAEEPIKNLIVATVPIDWSVNTLPDKWLEGLKQGTLNMDRWIDVYGILPAWLVYGLFQAFNSPINNSPYVNLLARADDKRFVKSWSRINNWMNDQVPFAGETFRQIMNDIIIENKVIKGEFSVRGKKVDLKNIKSNLLAISSKNDNLVLEEQSRPIMDLVSSEDKTFQKVEAGHINLALTGKLAGIADQWLKERS from the coding sequence ATGAATAAACCTAAGCCAAAAATTTACCCTACTCCTAAACAAAAAGTATGGAAAAAAAATAAGGCAACCTTATATTACTATCCACCTGAAGAAAAAAAGTATGAAGTTCCGATCTTTTTAATTTTCTCTTTACTGAATCGACCTTATATTTTAGATTTTGCTCCAGGTGCTAGTGTGGTAGAAGGCTTGGTGAAACTTGGATATGAGGTGTATTTATTAGATTGGGGAATTCAAGGATACGAAGATAAAGAGATGAATCTAGAGGATTATATTGACGACTTCATTAAAAAAGGGGTCCAACGTGCATTACGACATTCGTCAGCTAATGAAATTACGTTACTTGGTTATTGTTTAGGTGGTGTACTTGCTTCCATTTATGCTGCTATCGCAGAGGAACCAATAAAAAATCTAATTGTGGCCACTGTCCCTATTGATTGGAGTGTGAACACTCTTCCAGACAAATGGCTAGAAGGTTTAAAACAAGGAACATTAAATATGGATCGCTGGATAGATGTATACGGTATACTTCCAGCTTGGCTAGTTTACGGATTGTTTCAAGCTTTCAATTCTCCAATTAACAATAGTCCATACGTTAATCTACTTGCCCGAGCTGATGATAAACGGTTTGTTAAAAGCTGGAGTCGTATTAACAATTGGATGAATGACCAGGTTCCATTTGCAGGAGAAACATTCCGTCAAATAATGAATGATATTATTATCGAAAATAAAGTAATTAAAGGAGAATTTTCGGTAAGAGGTAAAAAGGTAGACTTAAAAAATATAAAGTCAAATTTATTAGCAATCTCGTCTAAAAACGATAATCTAGTCCTGGAAGAACAAAGTCGACCAATCATGGATTTAGTTTCTAGTGAAGACAAGACTTTTCAAAAAGTAGAAGCTGGACACATAAATTTGGCCCTTACAGGTAAACTTGCTGGGATAGCAGATCAATGGTTAAAAGAACGTTCATAA
- a CDS encoding long-chain fatty acid--CoA ligase, whose product MNVGSTIERHARSIPEKIAIYFRNKSYSYDHFNREVNRIANGLIAEGVRKGDKIAIMMKNSDMFMFVYYAIMKVGAVAVPVNFRLTTREITYILNDSDSSIVFFDDEYCETIYKSTGGNEKINLAISIGARIAPGQKNLDEVITNNEFNPTIQVDEWDDAQILYTSGTTGLPKGVLLDHHRVLHASIRNAMIQKMDSSDRILHIAPLFHAAQLNVFMITCNYLGCTQVIHETFDPEEVLKAIDMYKITLYFGVPTMYNFLLQVKDRDKYDLTSVTRCTYGAAPMPTELIKKSMKMFGTDQFINLCGLTEGGPGGIALLPSEHKDKLGTCGKAQFNDEAKVVNDYGEQINPGEIGELILRSESVMKEYYKKPEETYKVLRDGWLYTGDLATIDEDGYINLVDRKKDMIISGGENIYSTEVEQILYKHPNILEAAVVGIPDEVWGETVAAVIVAKTEQKLDHNEIIAFCRNELAGYKVPRLIFEYKEIPRNASGKVLKYKLRDELKTSPIKD is encoded by the coding sequence ATGAATGTTGGATCAACAATAGAAAGACATGCACGTAGTATTCCTGAAAAGATTGCAATTTATTTTAGGAATAAAAGCTATTCCTATGATCATTTTAATCGAGAAGTAAATCGAATAGCGAATGGTTTAATAGCTGAAGGTGTGAGAAAAGGTGACAAGATTGCCATAATGATGAAAAATTCAGACATGTTTATGTTTGTATACTATGCCATTATGAAGGTTGGTGCTGTTGCCGTTCCCGTCAATTTCCGACTTACTACAAGAGAAATTACTTATATATTAAATGATTCAGATTCTTCAATTGTATTCTTTGACGATGAATACTGCGAAACAATTTATAAATCAACGGGGGGAAACGAAAAAATAAACTTAGCGATATCGATAGGTGCTCGCATTGCTCCTGGTCAAAAAAATTTAGATGAAGTAATTACTAACAACGAATTCAATCCTACTATTCAAGTTGATGAATGGGATGATGCTCAAATTTTATATACTTCCGGTACAACGGGGCTTCCTAAAGGTGTCTTATTAGATCATCATCGTGTTCTTCATGCATCTATAAGGAATGCAATGATTCAAAAAATGGATTCATCTGATCGAATACTGCACATCGCACCACTTTTTCATGCAGCTCAATTAAATGTGTTTATGATTACTTGTAATTATTTAGGCTGTACTCAAGTAATTCATGAAACGTTCGATCCAGAAGAAGTACTTAAAGCTATCGATATGTATAAGATTACTCTTTATTTTGGAGTTCCTACGATGTATAACTTCCTTCTTCAGGTTAAGGATCGAGATAAATATGATTTAACTTCAGTAACACGTTGTACATATGGGGCGGCTCCTATGCCTACAGAGCTTATAAAAAAATCGATGAAAATGTTTGGAACAGACCAGTTTATTAATTTATGTGGTTTAACGGAAGGTGGTCCAGGTGGTATTGCTTTGTTGCCATCTGAACATAAGGATAAGCTTGGAACTTGTGGAAAAGCTCAATTTAATGACGAAGCTAAAGTTGTGAATGACTATGGTGAGCAAATTAATCCAGGTGAAATTGGAGAGCTAATTCTACGTAGTGAGTCAGTAATGAAAGAGTATTATAAAAAGCCAGAAGAGACGTATAAAGTACTTCGGGATGGCTGGTTGTATACGGGAGATCTTGCAACGATTGATGAAGACGGATATATCAATCTTGTTGACCGAAAAAAAGACATGATTATTAGTGGTGGCGAGAATATTTATTCAACAGAAGTAGAGCAAATTCTTTATAAACATCCAAATATTCTTGAGGCGGCTGTAGTAGGGATACCGGATGAGGTTTGGGGAGAAACTGTCGCTGCTGTAATTGTAGCAAAGACTGAGCAAAAACTAGATCATAATGAAATTATTGCATTTTGTCGTAACGAACTAGCAGGATATAAAGTTCCACGATTAATTTTTGAATATAAAGAAATACCAAGAAATGCGTCAGGTAAAGTGTTGAAATACAAGTTGAGAGATGAACTTAAAACTTCGCCAATAAAAGATTAA
- a CDS encoding SDR family oxidoreductase, whose translation MNVNELFDLKGKTAIVTGGGRGLGEQIAISLAEAGANVVVCSRKVEACQEVSDKLKKIGVRSLALQCDVVDHENINNVVQKTLEEFGTIDILVNNSGATWIAPALDMESDKWDRIMDINLKAVFLFSQAVGKVMVQQGSGKIINIASITGFGGQDPEVTNGIGYATSKGAVINFTKDLAVKLAPYNIHVNAIAPGFFPTKMTNGHLDNIGEKILGRTPANRFGSNNDMKGPALFLASKASDYVFGHILVVDGGVVAQVL comes from the coding sequence ATGAACGTCAATGAATTATTTGATTTAAAGGGCAAAACAGCCATTGTTACAGGTGGAGGACGTGGGCTTGGGGAACAAATAGCTATATCATTAGCAGAAGCCGGAGCTAATGTTGTTGTTTGCTCACGAAAAGTAGAAGCATGTCAAGAAGTAAGTGACAAATTAAAAAAAATTGGCGTACGCTCATTAGCGCTACAATGTGATGTCGTTGATCATGAAAATATCAATAATGTTGTTCAAAAAACCCTTGAGGAGTTTGGAACAATCGATATATTGGTTAACAATAGTGGAGCTACGTGGATTGCTCCAGCTTTGGATATGGAATCTGATAAATGGGATCGAATTATGGACATTAACTTAAAAGCTGTTTTCCTATTTTCACAAGCAGTAGGTAAAGTAATGGTTCAACAAGGTTCAGGGAAAATTATTAATATTGCTTCGATCACTGGTTTTGGTGGACAAGATCCTGAAGTTACAAATGGTATTGGATATGCTACAAGTAAAGGCGCTGTTATTAATTTTACAAAGGATTTAGCAGTGAAACTTGCACCATATAATATCCATGTAAACGCAATCGCTCCAGGTTTTTTTCCGACAAAAATGACAAATGGACATTTAGATAATATTGGAGAAAAAATTCTAGGAAGAACTCCAGCTAACCGATTCGGTTCAAACAATGATATGAAGGGACCAGCCTTGTTTTTGGCTTCTAAAGCATCTGATTATGTATTTGGGCACATATTAGTTGTTGATGGTGGGGTAGTTGCCCAAGTCTTGTAA